From the genome of Thiohalorhabdus sp. Cl-TMA, one region includes:
- a CDS encoding HupU protein, with product MAASEREDGFTVLWLQSGGCGGCTMSLLCAEAPDLFTTLDSAGIRFLWHPSFSEATGEEVTAMLEAVCAGETRLDALCVEGSLLRGPNGTGRFHVLAGTDTPMVRWVERLAAVARYTLAIGTCAAFGGVTSAGPNPTEACGLQYEGEQSGGLLGDAYRSGAGLPVINVAGCPTHPGWVLETLMTLALDGMGDPLLDDLARPALYTDHLVHHGCARNEYYEYKASAEVPSDLGCMMEHMGCLGTQARADCNIRPWNGTGSCTDGGYPCVNCTAPEFEEPGHHFLETPKVAGIPIGLPTDMPKAWFVALASLAKSATPRRVRENAVADHIVNSPAKEHDGE from the coding sequence ATGGCGGCGAGCGAGCGGGAAGACGGATTCACCGTGCTGTGGCTGCAGTCTGGAGGCTGCGGCGGCTGCACCATGTCGCTATTGTGCGCGGAGGCCCCGGACCTGTTCACCACCCTGGACAGCGCCGGCATCCGTTTCCTCTGGCATCCCTCCTTCTCCGAGGCCACCGGCGAGGAGGTCACCGCCATGCTGGAGGCGGTGTGCGCCGGCGAAACGCGGCTCGACGCCCTATGCGTGGAGGGCTCCCTGCTGCGCGGTCCCAACGGCACCGGGCGGTTCCACGTGCTCGCCGGCACGGACACGCCCATGGTGCGGTGGGTGGAGCGGCTGGCGGCGGTGGCGCGCTACACCCTGGCCATCGGTACCTGCGCCGCCTTCGGCGGGGTCACCTCTGCCGGCCCCAATCCCACCGAGGCCTGCGGCCTGCAATACGAGGGCGAGCAGAGCGGCGGCCTGCTGGGGGACGCCTATCGCTCCGGGGCGGGCCTGCCGGTGATTAACGTGGCCGGATGCCCGACCCATCCCGGATGGGTGCTGGAGACCCTCATGACCCTCGCCCTGGACGGCATGGGCGATCCGCTGCTGGACGACCTGGCGCGGCCCGCCCTGTACACGGACCACCTGGTCCACCACGGCTGCGCTCGCAACGAGTATTACGAGTACAAGGCCTCGGCGGAGGTGCCCTCGGACCTCGGCTGCATGATGGAGCACATGGGGTGCCTGGGCACGCAGGCGCGCGCCGACTGCAACATCCGGCCCTGGAACGGAACCGGCAGCTGCACCGACGGCGGCTACCCCTGCGTCAACTGCACTGCCCCGGAGTTCGAGGAGCCTGGCCACCACTTCCTGGAAACGCCCAAGGTGGCGGGCATCCCCATCGGACTGCCTACCGACATGCCCAAGGCCTGGTTCGTGGCCCTGGCCTCGCTGGCCAAGTCGGCCACTCCCAGGCGGGTCCGGGAGAACGCCGTGGCGGACCACATCGTCAACTCCCCGGCCAAGGAGCATGACGGGGAATAG
- a CDS encoding sigma-54-dependent transcriptional regulator — MSERLPILVVDDERRALETIRRLLEEEFAVHVAEDASTARGILESVPVQVILCDQRMPDISGVELLKEVRERWPSTIRMIISAYTDSEDIITGVNEAGIYQYITKPWHPDSLLLTVRGAAQLYQLQRENDRLTGELRFTPGQVQGRVEGKRARVRQEYALDRIIRCPDSRLNSVCDQIVRVAPYNISVLLTGESGTGKELFARAIHYNSPRADAPFLAENCGALPDELLESELFGHRKGAFTGAIENRMGLFEQADGGTILLDEVGDITPALQVKLLRVLQEGEIRPLGSTERRRVDCRIIAATNKDLEEEVRAGRFREDLYFRLATLPVPIPALRERTEDIPVLARYILEEVCEALERPVEGFTEEAVACMQSYGWPGNVRELQNEIQRMVVMAEDPWLGADLLSPRILRNLSEEPRPRELEDVAEQGGTLQDRLEALEARVLRETLIRNRWNKTRAAQELGLSRVGLRGKLERHGLEPTKATGE, encoded by the coding sequence ATGAGCGAACGGCTTCCCATCCTGGTGGTGGACGACGAGCGGCGTGCCCTGGAGACCATTCGGCGCCTGCTCGAGGAGGAGTTCGCGGTCCACGTCGCCGAGGATGCGTCCACCGCCCGGGGCATCCTGGAGAGCGTGCCGGTGCAGGTCATCCTGTGCGATCAGCGGATGCCGGATATTTCCGGGGTGGAGCTGCTCAAGGAGGTGCGCGAGCGCTGGCCGAGCACCATCCGCATGATCATCTCCGCCTACACGGATTCCGAGGACATCATCACCGGGGTCAACGAGGCGGGGATCTACCAGTACATCACCAAGCCCTGGCATCCCGACAGCCTCCTGCTCACGGTGCGCGGCGCGGCGCAGCTCTACCAGCTCCAGCGCGAGAACGACCGGCTCACCGGCGAGCTCCGCTTCACACCGGGCCAGGTCCAGGGCCGGGTGGAGGGCAAGCGCGCCCGGGTGCGCCAGGAATACGCCCTGGACCGCATCATCCGCTGCCCGGACAGCCGCCTCAACAGCGTCTGCGACCAGATCGTGCGGGTGGCGCCCTACAACATCTCGGTCCTGCTCACGGGCGAATCCGGTACCGGGAAGGAGCTGTTCGCCCGCGCCATCCACTACAACAGCCCGCGGGCCGATGCGCCCTTCCTGGCGGAGAACTGCGGCGCGCTCCCCGACGAGCTCCTGGAAAGCGAGCTCTTCGGCCACCGCAAGGGGGCCTTCACGGGCGCCATCGAGAACCGCATGGGCCTCTTCGAGCAGGCGGACGGGGGCACCATCCTGCTGGACGAGGTGGGCGACATCACCCCGGCCCTCCAGGTCAAGCTGCTGCGGGTGCTCCAGGAGGGCGAGATCCGGCCCCTGGGCAGCACCGAGCGCCGCCGGGTGGACTGCCGGATCATCGCCGCCACCAACAAGGATCTTGAGGAGGAGGTGCGCGCCGGCCGCTTTCGCGAGGACCTGTACTTCCGGCTGGCCACCCTGCCCGTGCCCATACCGGCGCTTCGGGAGCGCACGGAGGACATCCCGGTCCTGGCCCGGTACATCCTGGAGGAGGTTTGCGAGGCGCTGGAGAGGCCGGTGGAGGGATTCACCGAGGAGGCCGTCGCCTGCATGCAGTCCTATGGCTGGCCCGGCAATGTCCGGGAGCTGCAGAACGAGATCCAGCGCATGGTGGTTATGGCCGAGGACCCGTGGCTGGGCGCGGACCTGCTTAGTCCCCGGATCCTGCGCAATCTCTCGGAGGAGCCCCGCCCGCGGGAGCTCGAGGACGTGGCAGAGCAGGGCGGCACCCTGCAGGATCGCCTGGAGGCCCTGGAGGCGCGGGTGCTGCGCGAGACCCTGATCCGCAACCGCTGGAACAAGACCCGTGCCGCGCAGGAGCTGGGACTTTCCCGCGTGGGGCTGCGGGGCAAACTGGAGCGCCACGGCCTGGAGCCCACCAAGGCCACCGGAGAATGA
- the hypB gene encoding hydrogenase nickel incorporation protein HypB: MCNVCGCGEGEARVEGEAHNHVHEGQQIPWALRNPGGNGGGAASGRDLDYGAGPAHAHAPGLSQSRMVQIEQDVLEKNDRYAAENREWLSERGILALNLVSSPGSGKTTLLTRTVTDLAERYPISVVEGDQQTRNDAERLRATGAATVQINTGKGCHLDGHMVGHALERLQPAEHGVVFIENVGNLVCPSSFDLGEDAKVVVLSVTEGEDKPVKYPDMFHRADLMLLNKTDLLPHLDFDKDQCIAYARQVNPDIEVLEVSATTGEGFAAWYEWLEGRRKGRLEHLAGDLELRAARLRAALSENG, translated from the coding sequence ATGTGTAATGTTTGCGGCTGCGGCGAGGGCGAAGCCCGGGTGGAAGGTGAAGCCCACAACCACGTCCATGAAGGGCAGCAGATTCCCTGGGCACTCCGGAACCCCGGCGGCAACGGTGGAGGCGCCGCGTCCGGGCGCGATCTGGATTACGGTGCCGGCCCGGCGCACGCGCATGCCCCGGGCCTCAGCCAGTCGCGCATGGTGCAGATCGAGCAGGACGTCCTGGAAAAGAATGACCGCTATGCCGCGGAGAACCGCGAGTGGCTGTCGGAGCGCGGCATCCTGGCCCTCAACCTGGTATCCAGTCCCGGGTCCGGGAAGACAACCCTCCTGACCCGCACGGTGACCGATCTGGCGGAGCGCTATCCCATCAGCGTCGTGGAAGGTGACCAACAGACCCGCAACGACGCGGAAAGGCTGCGGGCCACGGGGGCGGCCACGGTGCAGATCAACACGGGCAAGGGCTGCCACCTGGACGGCCACATGGTGGGCCACGCCCTGGAGCGGCTGCAGCCCGCGGAGCACGGGGTGGTGTTCATCGAGAACGTGGGCAATCTGGTCTGCCCCTCCTCCTTCGACCTCGGCGAGGACGCCAAGGTGGTGGTGCTTTCCGTCACCGAGGGCGAGGACAAGCCGGTGAAATACCCCGACATGTTCCACCGCGCCGACCTCATGCTTCTGAACAAGACCGATCTGCTGCCCCACCTGGATTTCGACAAGGACCAGTGCATCGCCTACGCGCGCCAGGTGAATCCGGATATCGAGGTGCTGGAGGTCTCGGCCACCACCGGCGAGGGTTTCGCGGCCTGGTACGAGTGGCTGGAGGGCCGGCGCAAGGGGCGCCTGGAGCATCTGGCCGGGGACCTGGAGCTCCGGGCGGCGCGCCTCCGCGCCGCGCTTTCGGAAAACGGCTAG
- the hypA gene encoding hydrogenase maturation nickel metallochaperone HypA gives MHEMALCESILDILQEQAKAQRFSRVRTVRLEVGALSCVESEALRFNFEVVTRGSLAEGAGLELIEVAGEAWCLVCAQPVTVGGLLDACPLCGSHQTQVTGGDTLQIKELEVD, from the coding sequence ATGCATGAGATGGCCCTTTGCGAGAGCATCCTCGATATCCTGCAGGAGCAGGCCAAGGCCCAGCGGTTCTCGCGGGTAAGGACCGTCCGCCTGGAGGTGGGCGCCCTTTCCTGCGTGGAAAGCGAAGCACTACGCTTCAATTTCGAGGTGGTGACCCGCGGCTCCCTCGCCGAGGGGGCGGGGCTGGAGCTTATCGAAGTGGCCGGGGAGGCGTGGTGTTTGGTTTGCGCCCAACCGGTTACGGTAGGGGGGCTGCTCGATGCCTGCCCCCTGTGCGGCAGCCACCAGACCCAGGTAACGGGTGGGGATACGCTGCAGATCAAGGAATTGGAGGTGGACTGA
- a CDS encoding nickel-dependent hydrogenase large subunit: protein MTASPGIEGRLTVRVTVAAGRIRAVSVRSSRPVHAGKLFRGRMAEGVPAMVPLVYAVCGTAQTVAALGALEGARGILPGAAHQSARRITVLAETAREHLTAILTDWARCLDREPRAAGREEIHKWPKRARDLLYPEGGFETLGGGPLTPERGGLAALRSEMARVLEERVLGMPPEAFLDLPEIGAAEAPSRWRSGPLGPAMLAWLRRTGRAGSGSAPLDPLPDFGEAEVAGRMAAGGDAFLARPEWDGAPRETSPLTRNRDHHLVASAIHHWGAGVLARHTARLVELAGIPGRMEALAAGLEPDRAARTTGTASGAGVGVVEAARGRLVHRATLEGESVRDYQVLAPTEWNFHPEGALARGMRGRPVPGEDEAAEVDLLARALDPCIGYGVEVYHA from the coding sequence GTGACGGCGTCCCCGGGAATCGAGGGCCGGCTGACGGTAAGGGTGACCGTGGCCGCTGGGCGTATCCGGGCGGTGTCGGTACGCTCCTCGCGGCCGGTCCATGCCGGTAAGCTGTTCCGCGGACGGATGGCGGAGGGGGTTCCGGCCATGGTGCCCCTGGTGTACGCGGTCTGCGGTACCGCCCAGACGGTGGCCGCCCTCGGGGCCCTGGAAGGGGCGCGCGGTATCCTACCCGGCGCCGCCCACCAGAGCGCCCGCCGGATCACCGTGCTGGCGGAGACGGCCCGGGAGCACCTGACCGCGATCCTTACGGACTGGGCGCGTTGCCTGGACCGGGAACCACGGGCGGCGGGTCGGGAAGAGATCCATAAGTGGCCGAAGCGAGCCCGGGATCTGCTCTATCCGGAAGGCGGTTTCGAAACGTTGGGTGGCGGCCCGCTGACCCCGGAGCGGGGAGGGCTTGCCGCTTTGCGGTCGGAGATGGCCCGGGTGCTGGAAGAGCGGGTGCTGGGCATGCCTCCGGAGGCGTTCCTGGACCTGCCGGAGATCGGGGCCGCCGAGGCGCCCAGTCGCTGGCGAAGCGGCCCCCTGGGGCCGGCCATGCTGGCCTGGCTGCGGAGGACAGGGCGCGCGGGGTCGGGAAGCGCGCCGCTGGACCCGCTTCCGGATTTCGGGGAGGCGGAGGTGGCCGGTCGTATGGCCGCGGGCGGCGATGCCTTCCTGGCCCGGCCCGAATGGGACGGTGCCCCGCGGGAGACCAGCCCGCTTACCCGCAACCGGGACCACCATCTGGTGGCTTCCGCCATCCACCACTGGGGGGCCGGGGTGCTGGCGCGTCACACCGCCCGGCTGGTGGAGCTGGCCGGGATTCCGGGCCGCATGGAGGCGCTGGCCGCCGGGCTGGAGCCGGATCGGGCGGCCCGGACGACCGGGACCGCCTCGGGCGCCGGCGTCGGCGTGGTGGAGGCCGCCCGGGGCCGGCTGGTGCACCGCGCGACCCTGGAGGGCGAAAGCGTCCGGGACTATCAGGTGCTAGCGCCCACGGAGTGGAACTTCCATCCGGAAGGAGCGTTGGCCCGGGGCATGCGGGGAAGACCGGTGCCCGGAGAGGACGAGGCGGCGGAGGTCGATCTCCTCGCGCGGGCCCTGGATCCCTGCATCGGCTATGGCGTCGAGGTTTACCATGCATGA
- the hybE gene encoding [NiFe]-hydrogenase assembly chaperone HybE — MSELERHYAAVARGRMADFPLANGALAVEAVGFRPWEGAWLGALVTPWALNLVRLPPVPTGGSRSGRKTEYRFPAGAFEFVEAADEGFGAYAMCSLFSPVLEFADQQAARTTAEAAVSEVLDADREAPEAGQDAAKRTMSRRGFLRGGGAGAS; from the coding sequence GTGAGCGAGCTGGAGCGCCATTACGCCGCCGTCGCCCGGGGCCGTATGGCCGATTTTCCGCTGGCCAACGGCGCGCTCGCCGTGGAGGCCGTGGGCTTCCGCCCGTGGGAAGGGGCCTGGCTGGGCGCACTGGTGACCCCCTGGGCCCTCAACCTGGTGCGCCTGCCGCCGGTTCCGACCGGGGGCTCCCGGTCCGGCCGGAAGACGGAGTACCGGTTCCCGGCAGGCGCCTTCGAATTCGTGGAGGCGGCGGACGAGGGGTTCGGCGCCTACGCCATGTGCTCCTTGTTTTCTCCGGTGCTGGAGTTTGCCGACCAGCAGGCGGCGCGGACGACGGCGGAAGCGGCGGTATCGGAGGTGCTCGACGCGGACAGGGAAGCCCCGGAGGCCGGGCAGGATGCCGCCAAGCGAACCATGTCCCGGCGCGGCTTCCTGCGGGGCGGAGGGGCGGGGGCTTCGTGA
- a CDS encoding rubredoxin, with translation MSTGFSHLEGRAVGPQDPLECNICWYVYDPAEGDEVWQVPPGTPFQDLPAEWRCPVCDAGPEKFLPLG, from the coding sequence ATGAGCACCGGGTTCTCCCATCTGGAGGGTCGGGCCGTCGGCCCGCAGGACCCCCTGGAGTGTAATATCTGCTGGTACGTCTATGATCCGGCCGAGGGGGACGAGGTCTGGCAGGTACCGCCCGGCACGCCCTTCCAGGACCTGCCTGCGGAGTGGCGGTGTCCGGTGTGCGATGCCGGCCCGGAAAAATTCCTACCGCTGGGGTAG
- a CDS encoding hydrogenase expression/formation protein — protein sequence MRLEDISIVPNGGGDSGEDPEPEYTVMPDDMATYMPPDLTDWEGAVHTFPEAVARLQRIQAEADFHTVGSASAGIELEDLDDRSRQLVNDVLGEGEVSIRIDGGETWQIQEAVMAGIWRLRRLDPDGTVAADRVEVGAIPEVVTRAMLLETAAGVHEEPAEPEAVNARALRVELAHHVAAFEPEQEAHVINLTLLPMTEADQADLERIGRGPVTMLSRGYGNCRITATAVRNLWRVQYFNSTDQLILDTLEVVRVPKVAQAAQEDIDESAVRLREMLEQLQ from the coding sequence ATGCGGCTCGAAGACATATCCATCGTCCCCAACGGGGGCGGCGATTCCGGGGAAGACCCGGAGCCCGAATACACGGTCATGCCCGACGACATGGCGACCTACATGCCCCCCGACCTCACCGACTGGGAGGGCGCGGTCCATACCTTCCCGGAGGCGGTGGCACGCCTGCAGCGGATCCAGGCCGAGGCGGACTTCCACACCGTCGGCAGCGCGTCCGCGGGCATAGAGCTGGAAGACCTGGACGACCGCAGCCGGCAGCTGGTGAACGACGTGCTCGGGGAAGGGGAGGTGAGCATCCGGATCGACGGCGGGGAAACCTGGCAGATCCAGGAGGCAGTGATGGCCGGCATATGGCGCCTGCGCCGCCTGGACCCCGACGGAACGGTGGCGGCCGACCGCGTGGAGGTGGGCGCCATCCCGGAGGTGGTCACCCGGGCAATGCTGCTGGAGACGGCGGCCGGCGTGCACGAGGAGCCCGCGGAGCCCGAGGCCGTGAACGCCCGCGCCCTGCGGGTGGAGCTGGCGCACCACGTGGCGGCCTTCGAGCCGGAGCAGGAGGCGCACGTGATCAATCTCACCCTGCTGCCCATGACCGAGGCCGACCAGGCCGACCTGGAGCGGATCGGTCGCGGGCCGGTGACCATGCTCTCGCGGGGCTACGGCAACTGCCGGATCACTGCCACCGCCGTGCGCAACCTGTGGCGGGTGCAGTATTTCAATTCCACCGATCAGCTGATCCTGGACACCCTGGAGGTGGTCCGGGTCCCCAAGGTGGCCCAGGCGGCGCAGGAGGACATCGACGAGAGCGCCGTGCGCCTGCGGGAGATGCTGGAGCAGCTGCAATGA
- a CDS encoding HypC/HybG/HupF family hydrogenase formation chaperone produces MCIGQPMQIQEQQPGRALVAGRGEERWVSTLLVDDPGPEAWVLVHLDAARQVLSAEEAARVGAALDGLEAALRGESVDAYFPDLVDREPPLPDFLRDQYPEDSQ; encoded by the coding sequence ATGTGTATTGGCCAGCCCATGCAGATCCAGGAGCAGCAGCCGGGTCGGGCCCTGGTGGCCGGGCGCGGGGAGGAGCGCTGGGTGAGCACCCTGCTGGTAGACGACCCCGGGCCGGAGGCCTGGGTACTGGTGCACCTGGACGCCGCGCGCCAGGTGCTGTCGGCGGAAGAGGCGGCCCGCGTGGGTGCAGCCCTGGACGGGCTGGAGGCGGCCCTGCGCGGGGAGTCCGTGGATGCCTACTTCCCCGACCTCGTGGACCGGGAGCCACCGCTTCCGGATTTCCTGCGCGATCAATATCCGGAGGATTCGCAATGA
- a CDS encoding HyaD/HybD family hydrogenase maturation endopeptidase, translating into MGQAGHILVLGIGNLLWADEGFGVRAVEYLQRSYRFPEEVTVLDGGTQGLNLVGPVREADVLVVLDAVDFGSAPGTLHRVRDEEVPQFLGAKKMSLHQTGFQEVLATAELLGDPPGSMLLVGVQPEVLEDYGGSLTDTVAAQLEPAVVEAVEYLRAFGVEPLPRSAEPEEEAGKPAAALARSAYEEGRPGPEEACRFGDARFLPLTGGPNGAAE; encoded by the coding sequence ATGGGGCAGGCCGGACACATATTGGTTCTGGGCATCGGCAATCTGCTGTGGGCGGACGAAGGGTTCGGGGTCCGGGCCGTGGAGTATCTGCAGCGCAGCTACCGCTTCCCCGAGGAGGTGACCGTGCTCGACGGCGGCACCCAGGGGCTGAATCTGGTGGGGCCGGTGCGCGAGGCGGATGTGCTGGTGGTGCTGGACGCGGTGGATTTCGGCAGCGCGCCTGGCACGCTCCATCGGGTCCGGGATGAGGAGGTGCCCCAGTTCCTGGGCGCCAAGAAGATGAGCCTGCACCAGACCGGATTCCAAGAGGTACTGGCCACGGCGGAGCTGCTCGGGGATCCGCCAGGCTCCATGTTGTTGGTGGGCGTGCAGCCGGAGGTGCTGGAGGATTACGGGGGCAGCCTGACGGACACGGTGGCCGCGCAGCTGGAGCCGGCGGTGGTGGAAGCGGTGGAGTACCTCCGCGCTTTCGGCGTCGAGCCCCTGCCCCGGTCCGCCGAGCCGGAGGAGGAGGCCGGGAAGCCGGCGGCCGCCCTGGCCCGGAGTGCCTACGAGGAGGGGCGGCCGGGGCCGGAGGAGGCCTGCCGGTTCGGCGATGCCCGCTTCCTGCCGTTGACCGGCGGGCCGAACGGTGCAGCCGAGTAG
- a CDS encoding hydrogenase small subunit: protein MTETFYDVMRRQGITRRSFLKYCSLTAAALGLGPAYSGRIAHAMETKPRTPVLWLHGLECTCCSESFIRSAHPLAKDVVLSMISLDYDDTLMASAGHQAEAILQDVREKYRGNYILAVEGNPPLNQEGMSCISGGRPFVEQLRETAADCKAIISWGSCASWGCVQAAKPNPTQATPIHKVITDKPIVKVPGCPPIAEVMTGVITYMLTFERLPELDRQGRPKMFYGQRIHDKCYRRPHFDAGQFAEEWDDEGARKGYCLYKLGCKGPTTYNACSTVGWNGGTSFPIQSGHGCIGCSEENFWDQGSFYDRLTTIPGFGIESNADTVGAVAAGAVGVGAAAHAAASAVRKARSKEETEE, encoded by the coding sequence ATGACGGAGACCTTCTACGACGTGATGCGCCGGCAGGGAATCACCCGGCGCAGCTTTCTCAAATACTGCAGCCTTACCGCCGCGGCGCTGGGCCTGGGCCCCGCCTATTCCGGACGCATCGCCCATGCCATGGAGACCAAGCCCCGGACACCGGTGCTCTGGCTGCACGGGCTGGAATGCACTTGCTGTTCCGAATCCTTCATTCGGTCCGCCCATCCGCTGGCCAAGGATGTGGTCCTGTCCATGATCTCCCTGGACTACGACGACACCCTCATGGCCTCCGCCGGGCATCAGGCCGAGGCCATCCTCCAGGACGTGCGCGAGAAGTACCGGGGCAATTACATCCTGGCGGTGGAGGGCAATCCGCCCCTCAACCAGGAGGGCATGTCCTGCATCTCCGGCGGCCGCCCCTTCGTGGAGCAGCTCCGCGAGACGGCCGCCGACTGCAAGGCCATCATCAGCTGGGGGTCGTGCGCCTCCTGGGGCTGCGTGCAGGCGGCCAAGCCCAATCCCACCCAGGCCACCCCCATCCACAAGGTGATCACCGATAAGCCCATCGTGAAGGTACCGGGCTGCCCGCCCATCGCCGAGGTGATGACCGGGGTGATCACCTACATGCTGACCTTCGAGCGCCTGCCCGAGCTGGACCGCCAGGGCCGGCCCAAGATGTTCTACGGCCAGCGCATCCACGACAAGTGCTACCGGCGCCCCCATTTCGACGCCGGCCAGTTCGCCGAAGAGTGGGACGACGAAGGGGCCCGCAAGGGATATTGCCTCTACAAGCTCGGCTGCAAGGGCCCGACCACCTACAACGCCTGCTCCACGGTGGGCTGGAACGGCGGAACCTCCTTCCCCATTCAGTCCGGGCACGGCTGCATCGGCTGTTCGGAGGAGAACTTCTGGGACCAGGGGTCCTTCTACGACCGCCTGACCACCATCCCCGGGTTCGGCATCGAATCCAACGCCGACACGGTGGGCGCCGTGGCCGCCGGCGCCGTGGGTGTCGGTGCCGCCGCGCACGCCGCCGCCAGCGCGGTCCGGAAAGCCCGGTCCAAGGAGGAGACTGAAGAATGA
- a CDS encoding nickel-dependent hydrogenase large subunit — MSKTETPNGFQLDDSGRRVVVDPVTRIEGHMRCEVNVDDAGVIRNAVSTGTMWRGLEVILKGRDPRDAWAFTERICGVCTGTHALTSCRAVEDALGIEIPDNANSIRNLMQLALQIHDHLVHFYHLHALDWVDVLNALEASPKATSELAQRYSSWPKSSPGYFRDIQNRLKKFVESGQLGPFTNGYWGNPAYKLPPEANLMAVTHYLEALDFQKEIVKVHTIFGGKNPHPNWLVGGMPCAINVHDTGAVGAINMERLNLVSSIIDRTIEFVDKVYIPDLLAIGGFYKDWLYGGGISSQAVMAYGDIPDRANDPDSHLMPHGAIVDGDLSKIHEVDLRDPDQIKEYVAHSWFSYPDESRGLHPWEGITEPDFTLGANTKGTSTNIEELDEAGKYSWIKAPRWQGHAMEVGPLSRYIIGYAQGNPEFKEPTDKFLSDLGAPFEALFSTLGRTAARGLEASWAAHKMRYFHDKLIANIKAGDSSTANIEKWDPATWPKRAKGVGQSEAPRGALGHWIEIADGKIASYQAVVPTTWNGSPRDPEGNIGAFEAALMNTPMARPEEPVEILRTLHSFDPCLACSTHVMAEDGDELSRVQVR, encoded by the coding sequence ATGAGTAAGACCGAGACCCCCAACGGCTTCCAGCTCGACGACAGCGGACGCCGGGTCGTCGTCGACCCGGTCACCCGCATCGAAGGCCACATGCGCTGCGAGGTAAACGTGGACGACGCCGGTGTGATCCGCAATGCGGTTTCCACGGGCACCATGTGGCGGGGCCTGGAGGTCATCCTGAAAGGGCGCGACCCGCGCGACGCCTGGGCCTTCACCGAGCGCATCTGCGGCGTCTGCACCGGCACCCACGCCCTGACCTCCTGCCGGGCAGTGGAGGACGCCCTGGGGATCGAGATCCCCGACAACGCCAACTCCATCCGCAATCTCATGCAGCTGGCCCTGCAGATCCACGATCACCTGGTGCACTTCTACCATCTCCACGCCCTGGACTGGGTGGACGTGCTCAATGCCCTGGAGGCCAGTCCCAAGGCCACCTCGGAGCTCGCCCAGCGCTACTCTTCCTGGCCCAAATCGTCGCCCGGGTATTTCCGCGACATCCAGAACCGCCTGAAGAAATTCGTGGAGTCGGGGCAGCTGGGGCCATTCACCAACGGCTACTGGGGGAACCCCGCCTACAAGCTGCCGCCCGAGGCGAACCTCATGGCGGTTACCCACTACCTGGAGGCCCTCGATTTCCAGAAGGAGATCGTCAAGGTCCATACCATCTTCGGTGGCAAGAACCCCCATCCCAACTGGCTGGTGGGCGGCATGCCCTGCGCCATCAACGTGCACGACACGGGCGCGGTGGGCGCCATCAACATGGAGCGGCTGAATCTGGTGTCCTCCATCATCGACCGCACCATCGAGTTCGTGGACAAGGTCTACATCCCGGACCTGCTGGCCATCGGCGGCTTCTACAAGGACTGGCTGTACGGCGGCGGGATCTCGTCGCAGGCGGTGATGGCCTACGGCGACATCCCGGACCGCGCCAACGACCCGGACAGCCATCTGATGCCGCACGGCGCCATCGTCGACGGCGACCTCTCCAAGATCCACGAGGTGGACCTCCGCGATCCGGACCAGATCAAGGAGTACGTGGCCCATTCCTGGTTCTCCTACCCCGACGAGTCCCGGGGCCTCCACCCCTGGGAGGGCATCACGGAGCCGGATTTCACTCTGGGCGCCAACACCAAGGGCACGAGCACCAACATCGAGGAGCTGGACGAGGCCGGGAAATACTCCTGGATCAAGGCGCCCCGCTGGCAGGGCCACGCCATGGAGGTGGGCCCCCTGTCCCGCTACATCATCGGCTACGCCCAGGGGAATCCCGAGTTCAAGGAGCCCACGGACAAGTTCCTGTCCGATCTCGGTGCGCCCTTCGAGGCCCTGTTCTCCACCCTGGGGCGCACCGCGGCACGCGGCTTGGAGGCCTCCTGGGCGGCCCACAAGATGCGTTATTTCCACGACAAGCTGATCGCCAACATCAAGGCCGGGGACAGCTCCACCGCCAACATCGAGAAGTGGGACCCCGCCACCTGGCCCAAGCGGGCGAAAGGCGTGGGCCAGTCGGAGGCGCCGCGGGGGGCCCTGGGGCACTGGATCGAGATCGCCGACGGCAAGATCGCCAGCTACCAGGCGGTGGTGCCCACCACCTGGAACGGCTCGCCCCGGGATCCGGAGGGCAACATCGGCGCCTTCGAGGCCGCGCTCATGAACACGCCCATGGCCCGCCCCGAAGAGCCGGTGGAGATCCTGCGCACCCTGCACAGCTTCGATCCCTGCCTGGCGTGCTCCACGCACGTCATGGCCGAGGACGGCGATGAGCTCTCTCGGGTGCAGGTGCGCTAG